A segment of the Crassostrea angulata isolate pt1a10 chromosome 10, ASM2561291v2, whole genome shotgun sequence genome:
CCCTATGTTGTAAACAACAACCAAATAAATAGAGAAATAAACTGTTCTGTTTTGAATGGACAGGTTTTGTTTCTGATCACATGGAGGACAGAAGCCGAGACATGCCAATCACTGTCCGACTGTGCACAGTCCGCCAAATGCTGTAAAAATAGCTACGGAGATGTACTTCCACCAAGAGAAGGTAGGGTTTGTAACAGCCACGTGTCTTTGCAAGAGGTACTTTAACAACATTTGTAACAGCTAGGTGTCTTTGTAGGAGGTACTTTAACAACATTTGTAACAGCTAGGTGTCTTTGTAGGAGGTACTTTAACAACATTTGTAACAGCTAGGTGTCTTTGTAGGAGGTACTTTAACAACATTTGTAACAGCTAGGTGTCTTTGTAGGAGGTACTTTAACAACATTTGTAACAGCTAGGTGTCTTTGCAAGAGGTACTTTAACAACATTTGTAACAGCTAGGTGTCTTTGTAGGAGGTACTTCAACAACATTTGTAACAGCTAGGTGTCTTTGCAAGAGTTACTTTAACAACATTTGTAACAGCTAGGTGTCTTTGTAGGAGGTACTTTAACAACATTTGTAACAGCTAGGTGTCTTTGCAAGAGTTACTTTAACAACATTTGTAACAGCTAGGTGTCTTTGCTAGAGGTACTTTAACAACAATTGTAAAATCTCTTAGACGTTCAGAAACAAACGTTTAAAGGACTAAGACACAATTtgaattcaaatattatttttcttttttttttactgtttaaaaTGGTTAACATGGGTATTtaaatgctttgtcaaaatttgaatgtcaaatatcgagttacaagcaagttacagagtttAGATATGTAATAGTTTACATATATCTTTTATTGGTATAagtcaatctaattaaaattatactttTCATCTCTCTCTTTGTTATGTATGGTTATCGCTGGTGAATtgttcttacctctgtatctcgcttgtaattAAACTTCTAATGATCGAATTATGGTCAAACATGTCAATTGCCCATGTGAAAAGTTTCATACATAatgaaaaactataaaaatttcaaatcgtgtctaggtcccttaatataataagtaatagtaaTAGTATGATAACTCAAGATGTgtgataacaatttttttatacaacGAGTTGAGATTCCAACACCATGCAAGACCTGAGGTTAGAAAACACACAATAAATTGGAtagaatttaattcatatgtttTCACAAAGATTTGCATGTTTTCCTccggtattttatttttaaaaccatattttaCGGTTTTTAAGGAAAGAGATTTTAGCATTATTTGAGTGATGAATACGtacttttaaaaactaaatttaatgaattacaGGATCGCAAGAACCACTCGAGATCACAGGCCAATGCTCTTACCGCCTAGGTCGGGAATATGAACAGTGTTACCCAAAGTACTGCGAATGTTCACCAGGTCTGTATCCAGTTCATAACTGACAATACCATACAATTCTTAATCATCTCTTTGATCCTGAGTCCATGTCATGCAAATCACAAAAGTGTTTTTCTTAACCAATCCACAGAATCGTCATCTTTGAAGCCAATTTCTTCGTTTTTAGtttgtcattatttatttttcaatgaaatgttggatattttgttgatttgcaGTTATTCTGTTGTAGGTCTTGAGTGCTACAGGCCGATCTCGGGTGTCTGTTGTATACCATATCAATGTTATAACGCCACCTGGGTAAGAGAAGACAGGGAATATTGGGACACTTGTTTCAGAGATCCACATTGTCCTCTTCCTCCATAATTTGTTCCCATGTACATTAACATGCTGTCAAATCATTTTTGAATgcacaaaatacattttaactgagtttgttttatttcaaacatgTTCAAATACAATTTACGTCCCAATATCGATTTCGGTAAATGTTACACCAATGCATCTCGATTAAAATAGTTAGGAATTAACAGTTTCATAAATACACAAAACTTTATTATGTTGTTGTGAAAGAAAAACGcttctttatcaattttttcaaagatttaactttcaaaattccCAACTGTGGACGTTTACGCTTTCTTTCGCGAAAAACCAGCTTCAAGCTTTTAAGCAGATCAGCAATAAGTTGAAACAATTTACATACTTTTGTCGTGATGGAAATGTTGTTCTTCGTTTGCATTTGGAGAAGGTcgtcatttacaataaaaaaaatatacttataaCATTATCATG
Coding sequences within it:
- the LOC128168024 gene encoding uncharacterized protein LOC128168024, whose protein sequence is MNLKVVVDPDALNMKFFDREMFYSLLVLFLITWRTEAETCQSLSDCAQSAKCCKNSYGDVLPPREGSQEPLEITGQCSYRLGREYEQCYPKYCECSPGLECYRPISGVCCIPYQCYNATWVREDREYWDTCFRDPHCPLPP